One genomic region from Colletes latitarsis isolate SP2378_abdomen chromosome 10, iyColLati1, whole genome shotgun sequence encodes:
- the LOC143346948 gene encoding arylalkylamine N-acetyltransferase-like 2, whose amino-acid sequence MSKNVVQPVKLEFKMLTRDKIEEAMVVQAQTMKQECLAVGLGMLEEPGAPEEMQLLFREIVKDGATIIAVDEETNELAAVAFNKIHARPREGVKDQLEIFVEQNMRHPTCLELIRLLDGIETSVNIFKKYNVNGAMELFYLGTNPRYQGQGIGSQMMKKCVELGRGLLNGTAKRNSIDGPIVNEHVLPEVIFGVFASNYSQRIAGKLGLESLYVMRYEDHDFAGRKLSERIGDVHRTAKLQALKL is encoded by the exons ATGTCGAAAAATGTCGTCCAACCGGTGAAGCTCGAGTTCAAAATGCTGACCAGGGACAAAATTGAAGAGGCCATGGTGGTCCAGGCGCAGACTATGAAACAGGAATGCCTAGCTGTGGGATTGGGAATGCTGGAAGAACCTGGAGCGCCGGAAGAGATGCAGTTGCTCTTCAGAGAGATCGTGAAAGACGGCGCTACGATAATCGCCGTGGACGAGGAAACCAACGAGCTGGCAGCGGTCGCCTTCAACAAGATACAC GCCCGGCCGAGGGAAGGCGTCAAGGATCAGCTGGAAATCTTCGTGGAGCAGAACATGAGGCATCCAACGTGTCTCGAACTGATCAGGCTTCTCGATGGC ATAGAAACTAGCGTGAACATTTTTAAGAAGTACAACGTTAACGGAGCGATGGAACTCTTTTATCTTGGGACGAATCCGCGGTACCAGGGCCAAGGAATCGGCAGCCAGATGATGAAGAAGTGCGTCGAGCTCGGCAGAGGGCTTCTGAACGGCACCGCGAAGAGGAACTCGATCGACGGGCCCATCGTCAACGAGCACGTGCTCCCGGAAGTGATATTCGGGGTGTTCGCCTCGAACTACAGCCAACGGATCGCTGGAAAACTGGGCCTGGAATCCCTGTACGTGATGCGTTACGAGGATCACGATTTCGCCGGCAGAAAACTGTCCGAGAGAATCGGGGACGTTCACAGAACCGCCAAACTGCAGGCGCTGAAACTCTGA